The following proteins are co-located in the Sphingomonas donggukensis genome:
- the ccmC gene encoding heme ABC transporter permease CcmC — MPSLHALANPARFLKIARPLTPVLFWLGAALIAIGAWAGLTQTPPDYLQGESVRILYIHVPTAWLGMGGWSSLAIASISYLVWRHPLANVAARAIALPGALFAFLCLATGSIWGRPTWGTWWQWDGRLTSMLLLFFVYLAYLALARADAERGGDGRVPALFGVAGTVLLPIIRYSVIWWNTLHQGPSITVSGSSIDSAILWPLWFTLSGFSLFFGAVVLMRMRTILAGQRVEARMRRMAA, encoded by the coding sequence GTGCCAAGTCTTCATGCCCTCGCCAATCCTGCCCGCTTCCTGAAGATCGCGAGGCCGCTGACGCCCGTGCTGTTCTGGCTCGGTGCGGCGCTGATCGCGATCGGAGCATGGGCCGGGCTGACGCAGACCCCGCCCGACTACCTCCAGGGCGAGAGCGTTCGCATCCTCTATATCCATGTGCCGACCGCGTGGCTCGGGATGGGCGGCTGGTCGAGCCTTGCCATCGCCAGCATTTCGTATCTCGTCTGGCGCCACCCGCTCGCCAACGTCGCCGCGCGTGCGATCGCGCTGCCGGGGGCGCTGTTCGCATTCCTGTGCCTTGCCACGGGATCGATCTGGGGGCGCCCGACCTGGGGGACGTGGTGGCAGTGGGACGGGCGGCTGACGTCGATGCTGCTGCTGTTCTTCGTGTACCTCGCCTATCTCGCGCTCGCTCGCGCCGATGCCGAGCGGGGCGGCGACGGGCGCGTGCCGGCGCTGTTCGGGGTGGCGGGGACGGTGCTGCTGCCGATCATCCGCTATTCGGTCATCTGGTGGAATACGCTGCATCAAGGCCCGAGCATCACCGTTTCGGGATCGAGCATCGATAGCGCGATCCTGTGGCCGCTCTGGTTTACGCTCTCGGGCTTCTCGCTGTTCTTCGGCGCGGTCGTGCTGATGCGGATGCGGACGATCCTGGCCGGGCAGCGCGTCGAGGCGCGGATGCGGCGGATGGCGGCATGA
- a CDS encoding TonB-dependent receptor domain-containing protein: MKTFAALCLASTAFVAPAALAQTATPPASTASTPPAEATQDATSAPQPAPQDAPIEVSAPGQPELEDIVVVGRNIPDVVRATPQVVSVLSAADIARTGEGDIAGALQRVTGLSLVGNGFVFVRGLGDRYSSSLLNGSPLPSPEPLRRVVPLDIFPTNVIASSLVQKSYSANYAGEFGGGVINLTTLAVPEKSFLQIGGAISADTVTTSELGYVYDGGRHDWTGFDSGERTVPGFIKAAGAAGTSVTNAADLINLSNAPTTLLLANNHIPANWSGDMSFGTSVDVGGVRLGIIGAGGINNGWRTRDATQQVTDAASGALVRDFRTVLTDNRVIVNGLIGLGAQFGEHKIRFTNLYIHDTLKQGRLARGNTSNIGVLAGGIQPFVEQNTNWFERQLFDSQLVGEFRFDDLSVDLRGSYANTKRNSPYERAFTYQYDSALAKDYVNNLSGLMGASVNFSELDETLWSGQADVTYKLPTARPVSLSAGYYYSDTSRDSTRYTFRYQLPGGVALNPVAAQQRPDFLLSDSSIQRFGIILQNTSTALGASAYDAALTIHAGYGQVEGEVLDGLRATAGVRYEKADEQVNTIGGTRNTRLNNGYWLPALTVTWNFAADQQLRLHGSKTLARPQFRELAPQIYQDFESDRQFFGNPLLVDSQLYNAEARYEWFFARDQRVTLAGFFKKIDNPIEAIAFFPAGTDSLQTGFSNAPSAKLYGAEVEVQKYFPLDTVFSSDFFATKRIIAIANYTYTKSKVSAGTELVASPLQPLNGAPVLQPANLLFRDGAPLVGQSDHLVNLQLGIEDKASLSQLTFLFNYASDRVTNRGPVSAGGGVRLPDLKERPGIRFDIVARQGFEIAGGQFEAKFEARNLTKTRYQEFQDFGNGKRVDVNTYDIGRVFSLGLSAKF; this comes from the coding sequence ATGAAGACCTTCGCCGCCCTCTGCCTTGCGAGCACCGCGTTCGTGGCGCCCGCCGCGCTCGCCCAGACTGCCACGCCGCCCGCGTCCACCGCGAGCACGCCGCCCGCAGAAGCGACCCAGGACGCCACGTCTGCGCCCCAGCCCGCGCCGCAGGACGCACCGATCGAAGTGTCGGCGCCGGGCCAGCCGGAGCTTGAGGATATCGTCGTCGTCGGGCGCAACATCCCCGACGTCGTGCGCGCCACGCCGCAGGTGGTGTCGGTGCTGTCGGCGGCGGATATCGCGCGCACGGGCGAGGGCGACATCGCCGGGGCGCTTCAGCGCGTGACCGGGCTGTCGCTGGTCGGCAACGGCTTCGTGTTCGTGCGCGGGCTTGGCGACCGCTATTCCTCGTCGCTGCTGAACGGATCGCCGCTCCCGAGCCCCGAGCCGCTGCGCCGCGTCGTCCCGCTCGACATCTTCCCGACCAACGTCATCGCCTCCAGCCTGGTGCAGAAGAGCTATTCGGCCAACTACGCGGGCGAGTTCGGCGGCGGCGTCATCAACCTGACGACGCTGGCGGTGCCCGAAAAGAGCTTCCTTCAGATCGGCGGCGCGATCAGCGCGGACACGGTGACGACCAGCGAACTCGGCTACGTCTATGACGGCGGACGCCACGACTGGACCGGGTTCGATTCGGGCGAGCGCACCGTGCCGGGCTTCATCAAGGCGGCGGGTGCGGCGGGCACGTCGGTGACCAATGCCGCGGACCTCATCAACCTCTCTAACGCGCCGACGACACTGCTGCTCGCCAACAACCACATTCCGGCCAACTGGTCGGGCGACATGAGCTTCGGTACGTCGGTGGACGTGGGCGGGGTGCGGCTGGGGATCATCGGCGCGGGCGGGATCAACAACGGCTGGCGGACGCGCGACGCGACCCAGCAGGTGACCGACGCCGCATCGGGCGCGCTGGTCCGCGATTTCCGCACCGTGCTGACCGACAATCGCGTGATCGTGAACGGCCTGATCGGCCTGGGCGCGCAGTTCGGCGAGCACAAGATCCGCTTCACCAACCTCTATATCCACGACACGCTCAAGCAGGGGCGGCTGGCGCGGGGCAATACCAGCAACATCGGCGTGTTGGCCGGTGGCATCCAGCCGTTCGTCGAACAGAACACCAACTGGTTCGAGCGTCAGCTGTTCGACAGCCAGCTGGTCGGCGAGTTCCGCTTCGACGATCTCTCGGTCGACCTGCGCGGCAGCTATGCGAACACGAAGCGCAATTCGCCCTACGAACGCGCGTTCACCTATCAGTATGACAGTGCGCTCGCGAAGGATTACGTGAATAATCTGTCGGGCCTGATGGGCGCGAGCGTCAACTTCTCCGAACTGGACGAGACGCTCTGGTCCGGCCAGGCGGACGTCACCTACAAGCTGCCGACCGCCCGCCCGGTGTCGCTGTCGGCGGGCTATTACTACAGCGATACGAGCCGCGATTCGACGCGCTACACCTTCCGATACCAGTTGCCGGGCGGGGTCGCACTGAACCCGGTGGCGGCGCAGCAGCGACCCGATTTCCTGCTGTCCGATTCGTCTATCCAGCGGTTCGGCATCATCCTGCAGAATACATCGACCGCGCTCGGCGCGTCGGCCTATGATGCGGCGCTGACGATCCATGCCGGCTACGGCCAGGTCGAGGGCGAGGTGCTCGACGGCCTGCGCGCCACCGCGGGGGTTCGCTATGAAAAGGCCGACGAGCAGGTCAACACCATCGGCGGCACCCGCAACACGCGGCTGAACAACGGCTATTGGCTGCCCGCGCTGACGGTTACGTGGAATTTCGCCGCCGACCAGCAGCTGCGCCTGCACGGTTCGAAGACGCTGGCCCGCCCGCAATTCCGCGAGCTTGCGCCGCAAATCTACCAGGATTTCGAAAGCGATCGCCAGTTCTTCGGCAACCCGCTGCTGGTCGATTCGCAGCTGTACAATGCCGAGGCGCGGTACGAATGGTTCTTCGCCCGCGACCAGCGCGTGACGCTGGCCGGGTTCTTCAAGAAGATCGACAATCCGATCGAGGCGATCGCGTTCTTCCCGGCGGGCACCGACAGCCTCCAGACCGGCTTCTCCAATGCGCCGTCCGCCAAACTCTATGGCGCGGAAGTCGAGGTTCAGAAATATTTCCCGCTCGATACCGTGTTTTCCAGCGATTTCTTCGCGACGAAACGCATCATCGCGATTGCCAATTACACCTACACTAAGTCGAAGGTGTCGGCGGGCACCGAGCTGGTCGCCAGCCCCTTGCAGCCGCTGAACGGCGCGCCCGTGCTCCAGCCGGCGAACCTCCTGTTCCGCGATGGCGCGCCGCTGGTCGGGCAGTCGGACCACCTGGTGAACCTGCAGCTCGGGATCGAGGACAAGGCGTCGCTCAGCCAGCTGACGTTCCTGTTCAACTACGCCAGCGACCGCGTGACCAATCGCGGGCCGGTGTCGGCGGGCGGCGGCGTGCGCCTGCCAGACCTGAAGGAGCGCCCCGGCATCCGCTTCGACATCGTCGCGCGCCAGGGCTTCGAGATCGCCGGCGGCCAGTTCGAGGCGAAGTTCGAGGCGCGCAACCTGACCAAGACCCGCTATCAGGAATTCCAGGATTTCGGCAACGGGAAGCGCGTGGACGTCAACACCTACGACATCGGCCGGGTGTTTTCGCTGGGCCTGAGCGCCAAGTTCTAA
- the ccmE gene encoding cytochrome c maturation protein CcmE yields the protein MKAKHQRLTLVLLALAAVVGAGLLALSALKDQAAFFYSPSDLAAAGNPVGQRMRLGGMVAVGSVAKLADGVTTRFVVTDNARTVAVVYKGIVPDLFREGSGVVAEGQVAANGGFVADTILAKHDERYMPPQMAGKMHKTETLEK from the coding sequence GTGAAAGCGAAGCATCAGCGCCTGACCCTGGTCCTCCTCGCGCTCGCCGCGGTGGTGGGGGCGGGGCTGCTCGCGTTGTCGGCACTGAAGGATCAGGCCGCGTTCTTCTACTCGCCGAGCGACCTTGCCGCCGCGGGCAACCCGGTAGGCCAGCGCATGCGGCTGGGCGGCATGGTCGCCGTCGGGTCGGTCGCGAAGCTGGCCGATGGCGTCACCACGCGCTTTGTCGTGACCGACAACGCCCGGACGGTCGCGGTGGTGTACAAGGGCATCGTCCCCGACCTGTTCCGCGAGGGCAGTGGCGTGGTCGCCGAAGGGCAGGTGGCCGCGAACGGCGGCTTCGTCGCCGACACCATCCTCGCCAAGCACGATGAACGCTACATGCCGCCGCAAATGGCGGGCAAGATGCACAAGACCGAGACGCTGGAGAAATGA
- a CDS encoding prolyl hydroxylase family protein, with protein sequence MLAADTVTQVQPSPGSGYPPQPVIARLMAHPGLQRVPNPKLNLFICRNFLDAKTCTEVIRQIDAERQPSTVSDYNGDDAFRTSETCHLPDADPTVAAIDARIAALTGLDMAHGEPMQGQRYAVGQEFKAHTDYFEPRGADFAKFCTVSGQRTWTVMIYLNAVEAGGATRFKAIDKIVQPEVGKLLAWNNLRPDGSVNPSTLHHGMKVRAGTKYVITKWFRERAWPR encoded by the coding sequence ATGCTTGCTGCCGATACCGTAACCCAGGTCCAGCCTTCGCCCGGGTCGGGCTATCCGCCGCAGCCGGTGATCGCGCGGTTGATGGCGCATCCCGGCTTGCAACGGGTGCCCAATCCCAAGCTCAACCTGTTCATCTGCCGCAATTTTCTGGACGCGAAAACCTGCACCGAGGTGATCCGACAGATCGATGCGGAGCGCCAGCCGTCGACCGTATCAGACTATAACGGCGACGATGCCTTCCGGACCAGCGAGACCTGCCACCTGCCCGACGCCGATCCGACCGTCGCCGCGATCGACGCGCGAATCGCCGCGCTGACCGGCCTCGACATGGCGCACGGCGAACCGATGCAGGGCCAGCGCTATGCGGTGGGTCAGGAGTTCAAGGCGCACACCGACTATTTCGAACCGCGCGGCGCCGATTTCGCGAAGTTCTGCACGGTGTCGGGGCAGCGGACCTGGACCGTGATGATCTACCTGAACGCGGTCGAAGCCGGCGGCGCGACCCGGTTCAAGGCGATCGACAAGATCGTCCAGCCCGAGGTCGGCAAATTGCTCGCCTGGAACAATTTGCGACCCGACGGCAGCGTTAACCCGTCGACGCTCCACCACGGCATGAAGGTACGAGCGGGCACGAAATACGTCATCACCAAGTGGTTTCGCGAGCGCGCTTGGCCGCGATAA
- a CDS encoding Leu/Phe/Val dehydrogenase, whose amino-acid sequence MSAVWNLPDFDEHEGVHHFRDSASGLTAVVAVHSTKLGPAAGGVRFWHYASGDAAITDALRLSRGMSYKNAMAGLPLGGGKGVVLASEPGATITEAQLVAFGDAVESLGGRYVTAEDVGMSEARMGTIATRTKHVSGLPVAAGGAGGDPGPFTAMGVYLGVNAAARRALGAESMKGVHVAIQGVGSVGGGLARLLAADGAKLTIADVNEEKARALAAELGADVAASDAVLATPCDIVSPNALGAILDETSIAALDCKAVAGGANNQLREARHGAVLAARGILYAPDYVINAGGIINVGLEYLGHGDRAEVEARIARIPDRLVEVWDEADRTGQPSSDVADAIARRLIGRG is encoded by the coding sequence ATGAGCGCGGTTTGGAACCTTCCCGATTTCGATGAGCACGAGGGCGTGCACCATTTCCGCGACTCGGCCAGCGGCCTGACCGCGGTCGTCGCGGTCCATTCGACCAAGCTTGGGCCGGCAGCGGGCGGCGTGCGCTTCTGGCATTATGCCAGCGGCGACGCGGCGATCACCGACGCGCTGCGCCTGTCGCGTGGCATGAGCTACAAGAACGCGATGGCCGGCCTGCCGCTGGGTGGCGGCAAGGGCGTCGTGCTGGCGAGCGAGCCGGGCGCGACGATCACCGAGGCGCAGCTGGTCGCATTCGGCGATGCGGTCGAGTCGCTCGGCGGGCGCTATGTCACCGCCGAGGACGTCGGCATGTCCGAGGCGCGGATGGGCACCATCGCCACGCGCACCAAGCACGTCTCCGGCCTGCCGGTTGCGGCGGGCGGGGCGGGGGGCGACCCCGGTCCGTTCACCGCGATGGGCGTGTATCTGGGCGTCAACGCCGCCGCCCGGCGTGCGCTGGGGGCCGAGAGCATGAAGGGCGTGCACGTCGCTATCCAGGGCGTCGGCAGCGTCGGCGGCGGGCTCGCCCGGCTGCTGGCCGCGGACGGCGCGAAGCTGACCATCGCCGACGTGAACGAGGAGAAGGCCCGCGCGCTCGCGGCAGAACTCGGCGCGGACGTCGCGGCTTCCGACGCGGTGCTCGCGACGCCGTGCGACATCGTCAGCCCCAACGCGCTCGGCGCGATCCTCGACGAAACGTCGATCGCCGCGCTCGATTGCAAGGCGGTGGCGGGTGGTGCCAACAACCAGCTGCGCGAGGCACGTCACGGCGCGGTCCTCGCCGCACGCGGCATCCTCTACGCGCCGGATTATGTCATCAACGCCGGCGGCATCATCAACGTCGGCCTGGAGTATCTCGGCCACGGCGACCGTGCCGAGGTCGAGGCGCGCATTGCCCGCATTCCCGACCGCCTGGTCGAAGTGTGGGACGAGGCCGATCGCACCGGCCAGCCCTCCAGCGACGTCGCCGACGCCATCGCCCGCCGCCTGATCGGGCGGGGCTGA